tgtttattaatttcaatttgattttgatttgtgCCATTATTTATTTTTGCTGATTCGAGTTGCTTCTTCAATTTCTGAATCTGAAACTGGATTAGAATAATGGGATTTTGCGTCATTTTGATTGCTACAATGGTTGGTAGTGCATTTACAAATTCGTGTTGAACCTTGATGCTAATTTGTTGAGCTTTTTTATGTCACTGCTTGATTttagttctttttctttattttggaTGATAAATGATTGAGCATGCTACTCTTGCTTACTGCTACTTGAAGGATAGGGCCTATCTGTTCATAtgtaattataaatttttatcatATGTAAGGGGCATGGTGGTGGGATTATAGTGTAGATGTACATGATCCACTTGATTATGGTGAGCTTCTTGAATTCGCAGAATTGTCTCTGGATGAGTTACACATAGATGctatgttttttttatgatgaGAATGGGAGACATGAAAATAATACAATTAATAGTAGATAGTTAATTGTAGGAAATTGATAAGAGCTAAGAACTAATTTTAAATAGCATTAGTTATGcttttgatgatattttgttaGGTTCGGAAAAAATATGATATGTTTGTAACATGTTTGTGCagtaaataatatattttgaaATGGACTAGGGAAAGATActtgtttttcttaattttatggttgcaattatatatttataaattgtaATCCTCATCTAAATTGTCATGTATTATTTAGAAATATGAACGTCTCTTTCCAAATATTATGCATTAtgtaatatatacatatatggaTTTATACATTTGTAATTTACATGTCTATTGCAGATTGTATTGCACCTTGACCTTTTTATAATGCAGTgtttttttgttaataaaaataatagtaTGACAGAAAAAGTAGATACGGCAATCAGGGCCATGAAATGTAGCTAAACAGAGTGCATTATTAACAATTATGGCAAAGATCTCTGATGCCATTTTGCAAATTTATACCAAGTTGAATAATCTGTTGGTGCTTATTAATAGTTATCTGTTTCATGTTTAATGTGCCTAAGCTTTGTCTGTCTGTTTTGAACTGCGATCttaattttaattcatttattTCAATGTATAGGGTTTGATGTGTGCTCTAATAATCCTATTTTGAACTAATATTTTTTGGTTGCCTCATATAGGTATGAGCTTGGTCGCCAGCCAGCTAACACTAAGCTATCTAGCAACAAGACTGTCAGGAGGATTCGTGTTAGGGGTGGTAATGTCAAGTGGAGGGCTCTGAGATTGGATACTGGAAACTTCTCATGGGGAAGCGAGACTGTTACTCGGAAAACCCGTCTTCTAGATGTGGTTTACAATGCCTCAAACAATGAGCTTGTCCGAACTCAGACCCTTGTCAAAGGTGCTATTGTTCAGGTTGATGCTGCTCCATTCAAGCAGTGGTACCTCCAGCACTATGGTGTTGAAATTGGCAGGAAAAAGAAAACAGCTGCCAAGAAGGACTCTACTGAGGTTATGGCTATGAAAATCTATTTATTCATTATTTACTTTTATGATGTGTTCTACTTTATGTCTTGCCTTGTTTTTCTTAATATTGGTTCTAGTTAGTAGCCTGAACACAATATTTTCAATTATATCTAACATAATTAATTTAGTATTTTCCAGGTTGTGTATATTTGATTggatttatttataatatatatgtatttaattttaactttatACTTTAATTTATTGAAGCTGATGGTCATTCCTTTTGCGCTGCTTTGTATAACTTGTAGGAAGGTGAGGCTGTTGCAGAAGACACCAAAAAGAGCAACCATGTGCAGCGAAAGCTGGAGAATCGCCAGAAAGATCGTACCCTTGATTCTCACATTGAAGAGCAGTTTGGCGGTGGACGATTGCTGGCCTGCATATCTTCTCGACCTGGTCAATGTGGCAGGGCTGATGGGTAATGCTTACATTGTGATTATGTTTTGGAACTACTTGTATTGATCTATATATAGTTGTTCTTAAATGTTTTCATTTCGTGAACTATGCAGCTACATTCTAGAGGGTAAAGAGCTTGAATTTTACATGAAGAAACTCCAGAAGAAGAAGGGAAAGGGTGCTGCTTGATTGTAGTATTTCCCAAATTTTTCTTTATGGTTTTAGTTTTCATTGGAGGCTAGTACCATTCAAGGGTATGTTTTGTGCTTCAGTTGATATTTTTGATCGACAACCTTCAGATGATGCCATAGGACATCATTTAGAACTTTTACACCAGTTTTTTGCTAAGGGTCATCTTGATtgtttttaaattaatgatttACAATTTTATCCATGATTATGCTTTGCAATCAATATTACctggataaatataacttctCTGAAATGCTGTTGCAGATTAAGAATAATCGGGTAAATTGTGCATGTGGATTCCAAATAAAGCTTATCTAATTTTAGTTACTTATGAAATGCGTGTAGCGTTACTACTGTAGAGAATATTGACCAATTTAACTTTAAGTATGTTATTCTTGACTGGTGAAAATAAATCTTATTCTTGATTGGTAAACGAACTTTCACTTGAGACTATTAAAAGGATTGGGTTATTGAGTTTTGACCCCTTTACTGCTCACTGATTTCATGTGGGTAGATTTTAGATGTGAAAGAAGGGCAAAACTAAATGTACCTCCCAATGTCATGTGATACTTTCGGTTGCAGGGTTGTGGTTATAGAAGGGCAAAACTAAGTGAACCTCCCAATTCTACATTTTTACCATTTCGGCCTTGACTTCTTAAAATACAATCATTTTTTTAAAGACTTAGAATCGATAACTTGTGTTTTCAGGTTTCGTCATATAATTTACAAAAGCTTCATTTGAATTTAGTTCGTATAAGTAAAGTTGTCAGACTCGTGAGTCTAAGCAGACTCGTTTTGAATTTAGTTCGTATAAGCAAAGTTATCAGACTCACGCAGACTTGTTTTGGGTAGGTAGACTCGACTCGTAGACTCGACGAGACTCGAGTCTACCAGAAATGAAAATTTACTAAGTATAATCCTGTCACATGAAGAATAAATACAAACATATAATCTAATTATAAGAGCATCCAAGATTTTTTAACGCAAAGGAGGAAGAGGAACGCGATAGAGGTTGAAAATAGGTTTAGTTTTAgggatttttaataaatttgggattttttaacttaaaaaaaaaaaccttgacTCGGTGACCGAGTCAGACCGAGTCAGGCCAGAAAACGAGTCTGGCAGCGAGTCGACTCGTTTTTCCTATGTAGACTCGCGAGTCTACCAAGTCAGCGAGTTAACTCGCGAGTCTAACAACCTTGCGTATAAGTCAATGTTAATTTAGGTATGTAAAGTTATAGTACTtgaacaatattataaattttttctAGAAACAAGAAGATTCTATGGATAATAGTGGTGTTTCAGAAACTTAACAAAAATATTAGGGTAGTTGTTATTCCCACCCTCTTGACATCTAGTTCCACCTCCGTTAAATATGTTAAATTTGAAAACACCCTTAAAAATTTTCCGCTTGCACTTTAAAGTTTGAAATTTGCAATTTTTTGTACTTTAAAGTGCGTTAAAATGCGAAAATTGCAAATTTTAACTTTTCATTCtcaaaaactgaatttttttccGTCTCGAATCAAGATGAAGTGAAC
This portion of the Lotus japonicus ecotype B-129 chromosome 3, LjGifu_v1.2 genome encodes:
- the LOC130746956 gene encoding 40S ribosomal protein S8 translates to MGISRDSMHKRRATGGKQKTWRKKRKYELGRQPANTKLSSNKTVRRIRVRGGNVKWRALRLDTGNFSWGSETVTRKTRLLDVVYNASNNELVRTQTLVKGAIVQVDAAPFKQWYLQHYGVEIGRKKKTAAKKDSTEEGEAVAEDTKKSNHVQRKLENRQKDRTLDSHIEEQFGGGRLLACISSRPGQCGRADGYILEGKELEFYMKKLQKKKGKGAA